The genomic stretch ttaagaaatagaaaacctcactgagggccctatggcagtATAAttaccagccaggcagccccaaatagtatattgACAGAAGCcgaaggctgaggtccatatactatttgagGCTATCTGACTGGTCACTATTCTGACATTTTGCCTGAAGTTAGGTTTTAAATTTCTTATTTTATACCGAACATTgtgtgcagataaatgtcaatagaaatagaaaataaataacacaatataaattccatcaatatttatcagttactattaataatatgcaCCGGTGTAAAACAAGAATACACAATGTACAATTAAAACCAAATTGAACAGAcgacatttttgtaaacaaaggaaACAGTACTCGaaaaatctttgcgttgtaaaacttgcacacatgttacaaataactaacattctagcgggcaatattagatgcgcgcgcatctagtcagcAGTATCAAAATACTGACTTAATTTCATTTCACATATACAATGACtaaaatattgaatatgaacatACTAATGTAATATGTTGTTTCAATATGATTACATGTGATAATATCGTCAAATGTAGCACGTAGTGTCAAGTACGCTTTTGTTTATTGCGTACAGCTTCATTCTAGAAGATTGTAAGACCTTTAAAACATAactatttaatgaaaataatatatttctctATAACAGTTCACTAGCGATCCAAAAACTTTAGTTTGTATAATTGGAAAATATTGTCTATCCAGTGCGCGAATGCAGCCGCTTCTCTACTTACTCCAAGAATTTCGACAAGATCTATATGTTTGTCCCCTAAGAGCGACTCGACCTTTTGTATACGGCTGTGAATATCGGCGTCGGTTATTTCGAAATTCTTCAGCCGTCTATTTAAGTTTTTCGGACCTAGAATTGTCAGATGTGGTTGAATGTCCTCCCAAGTCACGATCCTGGACGGGTCTTCGCCAAGAAGTACCAGTGTTGCACGAAGAACGCATACTAGCCGATCATCTGGTCGGTTCATTGACCTGAGAGATGCAATATCAGTATTGCTGATTTGTTCAATAGCTTTTAGGCACTTCAAATACCTAGACAAGTACCTGTGTCTGGCACAGGCCTTTCGAAATATGTCGACGACCTTTCTGTCGCGGTGTAGACCACTCGCACGCGCTTCATTGAGAGCCTGTGTCAATAGCTTTATATCTAAGCCTTTGACACACTCATTGAGCCTTCCAATAATTTCAGCACGAAATTCTTCCATTTTATGCTTTGGGTCTAATTTAGCTATAACTCTATAGTTAATCACGTGCCCTTTATCAGTTGCATTCAGTGTTGCATAAATGTTCAGAATCATTTCGGAAACTTGTTTAATTGGTATCTGTATAACGATGTCACCATCTTTAGATGGGGAAAATGAACTGTTGCCACCATATGTGGCATTACTATTATCTTCTTCGGGATGCTCGTCATACTGGTTGACTACATCCTGTAACTTGAAACGTAATGATACATTCCTAGTTCTTGCGTTCGGAAGAAGTCCGAATTTGACCTCCAAACTCTTTCCAGCAATACAGATGATCTCACCACCGATGTGTGATAGTGCTTTGAGTCCACATTCTTCGAGATAAGAGTTAGGACCCCATCCGATCTTGTCTACCCTCGGAAAGAATACCAGCCAATCGTGGACCATTTTAACTTGAACATTATAAATTGCAATCCAGTCAAACTCTGTAAATACATCATTTGATCGACCACAAATTTCAATTTTGTACAATCCAGCTCTCGGGAACCGAACAGTAATTGACAATATCGAAGCGCTGGAAATCTGAGATTCTCCATCCAAGTCCGTCTTTGAATCCATGTCATGAAGGTTGTGATCTGCCACCAAACGTTtatgaataaaatcaatctttaGATTGTTATTATCAAGCTTTTCCAGCTCCCACATTTTTTCTTCATTATAATATTTTGCCAGCAATTTAAATTCCTGTTTCGAAGCTTGAGAACTGTCAAGTTGAAAGCATAACTCGAGTTCACCTTCCTGACAGATAATTACTCCGTGCTTATCAGAcatcattttcatatttaattcaAAGAATCTAGGTTTAATGAACGCCTGTGCTTCAAATGCTAATTGTGTCGTTGGTTCGACAACTAACTGCCACTTGACACGATCGGTAAAATGTGTAAACCTCAACTTTTCCGGATCAGGAAAGAGATATCGGGTGTCCACTGTTTCCCCAGAGCCCCAAAGAACGTCAACGAGCCTCCAATGCCCATCTACTAGTACTGCATTCCATTCTCGTGTATATTTTTCCTTCATTTTCTCTTGGGGATAGTAGCTACCGCCTTTAACGAAGCCTTTAATGATCACACATGGAATCTTTGCGCAGAAACACATTAAAGCAAACAGGACAGCGCATGTGTTTCTGGAGTGTCTTATTTGATTTATCTGATACGCAAAAGAATAGCGATCTGCTGATATCGAAACCGGTGTAGTCCTTGCAATTTGTAGCGATAGCCAAAAGTACATTATCTTCACTTTGTCAGCATCTGTCAGCGTAACGTCACTGTGTGATTGTGCCCCACGACTTAAAAGTGTTTCAATTATCACCTTTAAAGACACCAACCGATCGAGTAATATTTCCTTACACATAGATTCTATGAGTTTATCGTCTGTAATGTTATAATTGATTACGCGCTTGGGAACATGGGGATGTTTTGCAACTTTTGCTAGTTCCGATTTGTTGTTCTAGTAAAGGTCATACTCCGCACTGTATACCATACTCAGGTTTCCATTCTTTGGAAGATACGTTGACATGAACCAAGGTTCTGGACCTTCTTTGTTACGGATGCTATCTTGAATGGAAACGTTATTGCCCATTATTGTGTGTGGAATTACGATCTGTAATGGAGATATTTCACTGAATGTAACAAATGATTTGGATTTGCATGTAGCTTTAAATGTTAACTCAATGGTACTTAAAACTAACtaaaaagcaattattgtttGGAATTTGGTAAGCAAAGTGGATTGCAGAAACTATCTCGGAAAATACGAGGTTGCTATGCGTGTTTTTTTCAATGTCGATATTTCTATACATGCATTAAAATATTAAGTGTgaaaatatcatattttttaaaagttcaccttaaacaataataaatatgaatacaatggggtttttttcaatttaatacttATGACAACATATCTGCATAAGCAATTGAATCATTCGCAAACTTCAACTATGTATGTAATTATTCATTTTAGCAGAAAATAAAGTATTAtagaaacacatttaaaaattgatttaattaGCGAGACGATGAATTATGTGTACATTTAATATATTGGATACCTCGTCaatatttcacaataaaaacTGCAATCCTAAAAACGTGTTTATTGACATAATTTTACATCCTATATGTGTGTTTCGTGTATgtttaaaattcttattttaattgGTCAGAACAGCGTATGAACACGCGACGaaacaaagaaaattaaaacatatatctgcaacttttttattttaaacaatccTTGCATCATAGAAATTACACAATAGCATTAgcacaataatatttttataaagaaCATTGCTATCGCTTTCTTCGTTTGGTTTCTTACACAAACATTGAACACTATTTCACAGATAGCTTGATATTGTTTTAAATTCGAATGAAACACGTTTTTTCACTTTAAGAACGCAGAAATTTCCTATTTTGCGACAAAGCCGATTATCAGAGTAACAGATTTAATAAAGAGTAAAATTGAAATGTGTAAGCTAAATCAACAAACCGTTATTTGTATAGCCGATCTTCGAAGTAACCCGTTGAACAATGTCCTACCAAAAACATGACAAAATAAACATATGAGAAATTTATGACATTGCAATTTTCGCGAATCAATACAATCGATGTAAATATTGATTGTGTCGTGGTATCTCAAAATGATAACATTTATGCTGCATTACTTGTTGAAAATGATGATAAGCTAAGGAATTTACGAGTTTATATTTCTCAAGTACACTTAGACCATTATCTGATATCAAACATAGCGCGCTAAACTACGTCTAGCATATTGCACTGGGGCAATACATCAGCCGATAAGAGTCTTTATTATCGACCAGGAAGAATTTATCTGACTTGATGTGACCGGTTTACTCAAACTTTTGTTTAAgtggtgttgcggcagtttatttaaccgaggaacTTTTTATAGCAATACcaatgatgctattatcacaactcaatatgtGTGTTATTAGTATCATCAGAAATggtcataatacaattgtcagtggtcaGGTggagttaactttttttttactttttatctttctttaatttcattcttgttttatagtggagctctttagtccggttgtttacatttatcaacttaaagaagttaatcacaaacttcaaaacatgccgaaatctgtgaacaagttcatgtaagttattaatgatttaggtcgagtttgatactgtatggtattatgtttgtgattaaatattgttttttattaatgttttttggTAAGAttttgtgatcccagttaagattgtaaataaatttaaatgtttatgcatatttataacaatctatgtaccggtacttcgGTTTTGccttattgatgtattttatgaactttgacgtagacggtagggatagttaaaacaaaaaatctctgttaaaagtgcggtgaccccttttttatttgtgttttatgatgacaatacgtagatgaacatatttgagcagtttcgcagaattctattaaacagaaaaatattaaattccatgtatgtggttacaatagtaaaaaatgacgttttgggtgacataaaaatgataaaaaataaatttcttaaaatttaacttatgtactccattttattggtattgtgtggtttaattaaatgatatACGATGTATCTTAGCTTCTATAATATCTACAttttgccaatttcataggttattaattatttttacgctaTTTTTTTACGAGATGTTTCAAGTTTATGAAAAAAGTacgtattatataatatatagtgTGTTCCCCCACTGGTTTCCACGTTTTTATACTTTTCAGAATGCACATTTGACCTTATTGATATTTTGCGTTTGCAACAAATAGCTTGTTCTGAAGAAGTGTACCAGAAAATCAAATACATTCGAGTTATACAATTGTCTGCTGTAgagtaaaataaaacattttggtCCACAGTGCCTATTCATTATTTTGACATCCAAAAATCATGTGTAGATGTGTTCCAACGATACATGGTCGCAATTGATATTTAATTGTGACATTATACGATTTAGTTTAGTTTAGATATTGTACCTAGCGTACGCCGTTTCTATTCATTTATTTGTGTATGGTTGAGGCTTTTGCATGCTGACATTAAAATCGTATATACGTGCATAGTGTTTTCTGCTTAATAAGCGGAAGCTTTTTGTATTACATAAAAGCATATAAAataagagatttgtttgtcagaaacacaatgccccctattgacccgctttaaaataca from Dreissena polymorpha isolate Duluth1 chromosome 10, UMN_Dpol_1.0, whole genome shotgun sequence encodes the following:
- the LOC127847765 gene encoding lim and transglutaminase domain protein ltd-1-like: MCKEILLDRLVSLKVIIETLLSRGAQSHSDVTLTDADKVKIMYFWLSLQIARTTPVSISADRYSFAYQINQIRHSRNTCAVLFALMCFCAKIPCVIIKGFVKGGSYYPQEKMKEKYTREWNAVLVDGHWRLVDVLWGSGETVDTRYLFPDPEKLRFTHFTDRVKWQLVVEPTTQLAFEAQAFIKPRFFELNMKMMSDKHGVIICQEGELELCFQLDSSQASKQEFKLLAKYYNEEKMWELEKLDNNNLKIDFIHKRLVADHNLHDMDSKTDLDGESQISSASILSITVRFPRAGLYKIEICGRSNDVFTEFDWIAIYNVQVKMVHDWLVFFPRVDKIGWGPNSYLEECGLKALSHIGGEIICIAGKSLEVKFGLLPNARTRNVSLRFKLQDVVNQYDEHPEEDNSNATYGGNSSFSPSKDGDIVIQIPIKQVSEMILNIYATLNATDKGHVINYRVIAKLDPKHKMEEFRAEIIGRLNECVKGLDIKLLTQALNEARASGLHRDRKVVDIFRKACARHRYLSRYLKCLKAIEQISNTDIASLRSMNRPDDRLVCVLRATLVLLGEDPSRIVTWEDIQPHLTILGPKNLNRRLKNFEITDADIHSRIQKVESLLGDKHIDLVEILGVSREAAAFAHWIDNIFQLYKLKFLDR